The window caatcacaactaaaaGCCATATCAGCAGATgtgaaaaaaattgaggaaaatgTTCTTACCCTGGACTTATTGTTGTTTTAATGGTCTGCTAGTTTTTGTTATTAAGTCTTTTACTAGCACATGCCAATACATGGGTATTTATGATTTCATCAGGCAAGCGACAAATTCGCAGTTGCTCTCTTGGTCACAGCTTTGATTCTGGCCTTCCTACCTAGTAAGTTCATAGTTCTTATCGTTTTCTTGGAAACTTTCACAAGATATTCACCTCCAAGGAAAGCAATCACAGAGAGATGGATGAGGAGATTGAGAGAGTGGTGGTTCAGCATACCAGCAGCTCCTGTTGCacttgaaagagaaaaagaggaaaaaaagagaaagtgatGTAAGTATTAGAGGTAGTGATGGtgtgaaatttgttatagtGTGTACatgtcattttttgttttgttttgttttgaatgtGCCACAGATAACTTTTTGTGGCTTAAATATCAACAGTTAAAAGAGAAGCAcaataaggaaaaagaaaataaatgacatATCAGATGTGATGCTTCATTTGTGTTTGGTACAGCGGAAAATGCAAGTAAATGGAAAATGTTTTatgtggttaaaaaaaaaaaaaaaaaagaagaagttaaataGAGCGAGAAATGTTCTTTGCATTTTCAAGGAGAAATGTTCTTTGCAAGTCGGGCAATTCCTCCCCAATCCCGCCCTTCAAGGATCCAGATCCTGTGTAATAACTAGATTCTTACATTTGATGTAATGCCTTATGGATGGGATGCAATAACATTTTAACTCTTGTTCGTAGCCGTCCATGAGTATTTCATCATGTGCAGTAGGATTTTGATCCCCTCTAACCCTGGCTCCTTCCCCACGCATCTGAATAATAATATGATTACAACCTCTAGGTCGGAAACtgtaattcaaattaaattacagtccataaaaaattaataataataataataataattcatccaataaaataaaaatattaacttAAAGGGGCTGAAAAAGGCAAAAAACCCCcctcaataataatattttttattataaaaactgTTAACAGTGTAGCGCTACAGTAGTTTGAActgtaccttaaaaaaaaaaaaaaaaactttcttctcCTTCATGGCATCAATTTCCGAAGAAGAGAACTcaacaacaacccaaaaaaGTGTAAATAGTGATCATACACTGCTAATTTCAAAGTCAGTTTAGAAGAAATTTCTGATATTGATTTTGCCATTGTAAATTACCAAATTGTGATTGAAACTCCTCCACTTTAAGACCCTCTTGGGACTCTTCAGTCACGTTTCTAGGCTTCTTTGATGACTTGTCGGGGGCATTTGATTCATTGTGATGTGCTTTTGTTATAATACAAATTACGATAACGTGACATTAaagtttttgatttattttattttttctaatattaccataatttaaaattacaaaatatatcacatcactTTAATCTTATcacatttttaaataatgtaatattgtatttttgtattaaaattacattaatgtaagattacaatattataatattacGGTGTAACCAAACGCCCCTAAATATTTGGCTTTTAATTGCTCTTGATCACCGTGGAAGTCATAGAGATCAAACAGATCCGCAGCATTGAGGAAATGACTGATTTGAATATTATCCGGCAATTACACCACATAAGCCAATTTTGAaccttttattttactttttcgaGAAGGaaccttttattttcttgatgTCAACTAAGATATAAATCCTTAAGGAAACCTGTCTTTCCTCTACTACTGCCACCAAATACCTTGCACAGCCCACGCCCCACGGCATGCCTCCCTCGTGCCCCTGATTTTGTGTGGCTGCCATTGGTGTATGATGCCACTACATGCTGCCACACCCCATAAACCATCAAGGGTCTAAGAGATACACACCGATGATTCGATATGAATCATATAATATAACtcatttattgtaattttgatACTATCACTATAAgtactcaaaaaataaagactCAAGTCCACTAAGAACAGTGGCACCTTACCTTTTATACCAAGCCCAAACAATAGAATTTCTAAGAGAGTGAGAAAAATACTTCAAGTTTAACTTTAAGCTAAATCCTGGTGTATAGCCGAAGAAATTAGTGTGATAGAGAAGAGGAATTTAAGTAACGATTGGTAGTAATTCTCTCCTCAAGTTGGTCTGAGGATTGGTTTCTTATTTATGAGTATTACAAGTTCTAGATCAAATATACACTGTTCACTTCCTTGTTTTTTTgttccttataaaaaaaaaaaaaatccgtcCTTGTTTTGGGGATgctctcttccttttatatcctTCCTACTTGCATCCTAACCCTCCACCTATATGCCTCAAGACATTTCTTAGGATACTTGTTCCATCAAAACTCTATTGAAGCTGGTAGAAGGGGCTACTAGCTGTGACATTACTGTTCAAATGTTATTTTCACATTAATACAGCTGATATGGTTGGTGTAGGGCATTCAATGCGAAGGTGGGAAATATCTCTTTTAAGAAGCTTCCTCTCACATCCTTTGCCCCTATTATGGTTCTTCATAGGACACCAAATGCCCATGCTTCTACTTCCATCCTCGGGTTAACGGAATCCTCAGGGTTTATTTAGCTCTTTGGACTGACATACAAACCATTCTTTGATCTATTTCTCTTCGGTCCTTGCATCCCCACAATCACATTTCGTATTAGTTGGAGAAAGAAAATATCCTAATTAATAAGTGGTTTGTCGCAAGATGaatacacaaataaaaaagagcaatGTTATaagcataaattattttacaacatttttacaaaataatgatgtagcaaattcttatttcTTCTCATTTGAGTTTACCACTAACATtacatttttacttaccaataatcacCTATCACATcatcagtttgtaaaaaaaattgtaaaatagttcGTGGtattagcatttaaaaaaaaaaaaaaacacatgttGTTAAACatttgtgataaaaaaaaaaagcttttgcCAAATTCTGATGGTGGTgccgtggtggtggtggtgctatGGTGGtgttgtgatatatatatatatatatatatatatatttatgtgggttttgTGATTGTGATGAGATTTTTGAAGTGGGTTTTGTTGGGTTTTCTGATGGTAGTACTGTGGTGTTGTTATGTATGGTTGTGCCGTGGAATGTGGATTTGTTGCATATGGTGGTGTTGTGGTGGTATATTGTCACTGCGGTCTATGCTGAGAGgagaggaaaaaatattttaatgaggCTGATGCATGAGCATAAAAAAAGTGGATAgctaaattagaaaaaatagaGCTTTTTAGgttaatttaactaaaatttgagGAGACTAATGTGAATACTCTTAGATCAACATGTCAAAGATTCAAAATCATATCCTAAAGCATTTTGTTTTCGCGAGTTGGGTTTTGGATTGGCCCATTATTTTTACTGGTTTGGGCAAGTTGACAAGCTTGGGTCAAATTTTGCCAGGGGAATTTTTAACATCTTGGCTTGCCAAGTATGGATAGGAATTCCTacttccaatatatatatataaataaagcaaaaaagTGCCTTTTATATTTTCTGTTGAAGACATGGCTTCATTCTTGAATTCTCctatttaaatgataaattgtgaatacaaaaaaaaaaaaaaaaaatgctagtgTGACTATAAAAGCATAAATGGCTCCATGTAAATTGGGATGATGTATGAAGCTCAATtatatcaataatttatttatccaCGTTTCtcttaatgtatttaaaaagatatatgttttttttttttccttatctttaataattttttaaaagaaatttccttttattttaatgaaagatTGTCACATCAcctactaattaaataaaatgtgaaaattaaaaGCTATTACCACTTACtactatatatttaaaacaaaataatatgtCTAGCTAAAAAAGTACTAGAGCCTAGAGGTAAgccaaactctttttttttttttttaatctttttcttttcttacatacaatttaatttatatatccACGTTTCTTCTAATGTATTATTTATGCAAAAAAGATATGCGCATTTTGAATGAACTTTATAGTGGACATCCCAAGCTTTCATAAGAGAAAGTGGAGGAAGATAATTAACAAGGAAGATTCTAAAGAGTGCTATTAAATGCTCATAATCATCGTCATATGTTTGCCATAATTGTTCAAACTTCTAATTTGAAGGTGCTAAATTCTAATCCAAATAATTAGTGAACATTTGTACACacaaattactaaaaaaattatgtcatagCTCCAACCATTTTTAACGAGTGTCcttatgataattattaataaattattttaagaaagttttgatttcacttttatgaaaaatacaaaaagatgttaaaaaatttaattattttttttattttcacataaaaagtttcaaaaaatatatcctAAATCAATACTCTTAAAGAATCCGTTAACTTTTCCCTTTAATAATTGCAATATTGTAtccaaaagaataataataataataattgtaatattttgttaaaatttccTTCAAACTCGTTTTACAAAAGAGAAGAATGTCGAAATGTGTTTATCTTTGGAAGAAAATCTGAAATTGTGTTAGACAGTTTTATCCACACAGCTGTAATAGATATAACCATCTTAATTTGAACTAATTTACgagtaataatttaaaattctaaggACTGGCAACTGGCAAGTGTTGTCATACAAATTCATTTGACCCTTCACACTCCCTAATCCCCATCTCTCAAccttttaacaaaattttaatggcTATTTCCCATTTTGATTTCATTGCAAGTGCAAAAATAATGAGTAACACCAACCTtgcaataatttatatatatatatttcatcaaaattaCTTCAATTGCAATGTGTTATATGTGAGGAGGACTAGTGCTACTAATTCTAACTATCATCAtcattcaaaacaaaacaaactgaATGTCATTTGTTCAAGGTTCTTTTGAATAGgatttgttttagattttgaaCCTTAATTAATACCATATTCTTCTCTTCTAATTGCTTTTCATGCATATGAACTTTTCCGTATTTAAAACCTTGATCAATAGACCTAGTAGTTCATGCTGTACTCATACATTTTACATGTCACATTTGTCATTAATTGTGTGTTACATACTTCCCAAGTTTTAACAATTAACGAAATCAAATATGTATTGTGGAAtccagttagcttaactggtaaagtctctgatagttgaataagagatttagggttcaatctccgcttataccaaaaactgattggtgtcttggtttgatgataaataaCTATCATCAGGaatagatgtcataggttgaaactctctcatgaaaaaaaacatatttggccaaaaaaaaaaagaaaaagataaaaagaataaCAGTTCCTTTGATGAGATAACAGGAAGAAAATAGGAAAGAATACAGCATATAAAGTCATTCcaactaagaaaaaaattacaaagaaacaACTTCATTTCATTTTCGTTGCCTTTTATTCTGGCTatcaatgaaaaaacaaaaccccaGAAAAAAACTAAGTCCTATCTCACAAAATTAGAACCTTATTGgcatgaaaaagaaatgaaatattgttgaaaaaaaaagaaaaagaaaaaaactcatttcaagaaataaaataactaaaaaccTTAGTACTCACGAAACTCTCTAATCCCTTCCAAGTTGGAAGATGATGAAACAGAACTCCTCATGTTGGGGGTAAAAAACAAAGAGTCTGTGTAATTATAAAAGGGCTGATTCGAGCACAAAAACTCAGCCGAATTGGGTGTAAAAAATGGGATATTGGTCATGTATGGATTTGGTGTCTCAAAAATCGGTGGCACAAAACAAGAATTCACTTGACCATCACCTAGGCTGCTGCAATTCTCATCGGTAACAACCGATGACGACTCATTGTCATCGTTTCCCACGATCTTCACACTCTTGTTTTCCTCGTCGGACGAGGTTGAAGCATTGCCACCAGATTCAGATTTCTGTCGAGCCGTGTCATGTTCCTCGGACCGCGATTGCCCCGTGAGCTTTTGCACCAATGCCATGAAGTCCCTAGGGTGTGTGTGGATGACCTTCGGGGAATGTGTGTAGATTATGACCGGATGGCGCTGCTGCGGCTTGGCGGTCCCCGCCACGCTGTTAACAAGGGAGGAGGTCGACGAGGATGAGGACACCGACCCCGATGATTTCTTGATGAAATGAGAGTCCTTATTGACCTTCAAGGGAGGTGGGCACAAGACATTGTTGGTGACGTCCTTCTTTGCATGGAATTGTGTAGGACTCATGGTTTGGAAGAACACTTCTAGGCTAATGACcttaaaaacaatataaaatagcTTCAACAAATCAACAAGAAGGTTAGAAATAACATGGAATTAGAgagagtttttattattatttaatcttTCTTGTTTTGGGGTAAGTTTGCTCCTAATTGTATGGAATTTGTTGAAACAAATTTAGATGGTTTTTTGGGTGAAGGTAATGGCATAGTGGCAGTTGTATTTATAGGAAAGCCACAAATATTCATGTGCATGTTTCCTTGTTGTTGGGAAAATTATTAGCTAttctcggagtaccataaatacgtaTTCCTTCCTCTCACATTATTGGTGGgtcttattaattaaatttatagtgggacccatcattcatgtgagaatggggagtacgcatttatggtactccgggagtagctaataattttccttcttgTTGTTACAACTATTTGATGAGCAATGGTGTTGTGCCATGTAATAGGATTGATGTGCTGGTTTTATAAATTGGTTTAGTAGAATCTTCCTCAATCTATTATTGTGGCGATTTATAACACTATCCAATTGTATTACTTTTAAACGCGTTTCCTAAAATAAGTtgttaaattaaaaatacatatgGATAGTattatgagaaatgatatgtccataatattttcacaatatttttacaacgaATCCTgtgtggcaggttgttactggttgttattgttagggcaaaaaagtaacttagtattaggttcaaatttgaaccaataacaattaattacccgtgatttattgtgaaaatgttataaaaatattgtcaaCGTAGTATTTCTTGTATTATTAATCAGCATGAAACAGATTAAACGAATTTCTTATAAATCGAGTTGGAGACAAACCATTTTTATGTTTCTTGAAATGGGAGAAGACTAGAGAAAAAGGTGATAAGAGAGAAGTGCCAGGTGGCGGACCGTTGGGGTAGGGAGTATGACGTGTCGAAATGGGAGTGGGTATAGGAAAGCAAGTCCAATGTGTTCGTCTTAGCGGATCTGTCGGTTGAACGCTTTTGTAGGAATATAAGGTTGGGCTTCTGGGAAGCTGAACGCGCTTCTTCACGCGTGCAACGCCCAAAGCTACaatttgtatgttttttttttgactgacaAAGCTACAATTTGTTACTTTTAGTTACACTTTGGATTTGCAGTGAagtgaaataaaaaaacaaaaacaaaaaataaggacaaatttaattaactaattaatttgcTATAAGTAAGAAAAATTAGAGAGTTAAAAAGAGCATTGCAAGTCAATGAGTCATTCTATTTCTATAGGCCTATTAAAGTGAAACCATTTAATTATTgacttctatttcttttctcgGGTAGTTTGAGATGGGATCTATGTTTGTGAAAGGAATTTATACATGTTGGATATGAATTCAAATAAGTAATTAGGTGTGATACACATTAAATAACAcatattttatagtatttttcaAGCTAAGAAAGTGAGATAGATTATATATAACAAccatcaaaacaaagaaaatggaCAATCAATGTAAATGGACTTATACTAAGCCGTAAGCTCTTAGCAAATTTAAACAAGATCaccataatttttgttttttaaatttaaatctaaGTGCATTGACTAGCCATAGATTGGAATCCAAGTTACTTCGATTAATGTCTTCTTTCTATATAAGTCTAGATTAACTCCATGTcctgcttctcaaaaaaaaaaaaaaaaaaaaaaaaaaactccatgtCCGTTGCCACTATGACTGGTTAAGATAACTCTAGATGCTCACTGTCAATCATATATCCATAACTGAAACTACTTATTAGGCGGGCTTAGTAACAACATCTAAACCGAAATTTTatccaacaaatttttttaacacaaatagTATAATCACAAATTTTAACCTTTAACATTGCATATCGCGTGATAGTCATTTTATAAGTATAAATATTTGTGGGTGTAGGATGTAGGGGAGGCAAGACCGGGATTTAAGTATAtcacacacatacacttagattagactacaGTAAAAAAAGACTTAACTTTTAACTCAACcgaaaatttttgggttgttgCAAATATGTTAATTTATTCTTAATCTATTCTTCATATTAtactttttattgtttataatataattcaatGGTTAAGAGATGGAAGATTTGAATACTAAACATCTTTGTTGAAAACATTAAGAGATGtcaattgaattaaaaattctCTACCtccatattattatatttatccaTTAGATggtcttttcttttaatgtaaAAAGGTATTGAGCCACAATTAATTTTCAGAGAGATTGTTTTAGAGtcttttcttgtatttatcTCTTTTCACATGTAATTTTGAAAGGATTGAGTTTTGCTGTTTTGATTTTACTTTCTTTCTAGTGTTGGATGTTAAGAGTTGAGACCATTGCTCCAATGCGTGTGGGATTCACTTCCAGgtgtgtatttaaaataaaaaaaaaaattcatcagagaaattattgtgtattcCCAGAGTATTATAAATGCGCACATTTTCTTTTCACATGAATGGtaggtcccactaattaaatttatggtaggacttaccattcatgtgagagaaaaaagtaCGCATTGATGATACTCCGaaaatacctaataattttctgccTCGAAAATCGTGTGTGAATGAGTGGACTAGCAATAATTTGGGAGTAGTAATAATAAGGGGAAACATAAGGATTAATGGATTATAATGGATACatggggaaaagaaaagattaatttttttaaaaaaaataataaagaaggaTTATGATGGACCCTTCTTTTCATCAAGTTCGgaccatttttatttattttataatcattCTTTATAAAGGATGTgagatttaaattctaaatatttatattaaaaatatcaattaattatttaattgagCTATGTATGCTCTTAGCAGTTCATACCTCCTTTTAACATAAAGAAAATTCATGGTTGTTCAAAGATAAAGATTAAACTTGCTTTAAGTTTATCTATGAAAGATGATGTAGAGCAGACAACACATGCATTCCTAAAGCAGCAAGGACGCAGAAAGTCACAACGCAAGATGAAAGGGGGTGTCAATAGAGGTCATCAGGGTGAGTGTcgaaattgcatgaaatttggtaAGTTGAAGAGAAACGGCATTCTGATTAGGTGAAGTCCTTCATTAAGGCAACGAAAACaatgtttttgctatttatagtaatattcgtttttccttaataacttttagttAAAAGTCAGAATAAGGTCTCATCTGTTTTGGGACGACCCTTAAGGTCAGTAGTttttgcatttaactcaatttttccatttttggtaaatttcagTATTTTGTCACCTAATCACGTAATTAGtgtgaattagggttttagacctttttcttagtatttatatgttttgtagctGTTAGAGGCAAGAGagactattatcaataaatatagacttttgtcaaattatttttctagtggattttagttttcttctccttgtagattcaggaAAACTTCTTATGGATTTGAGCTTTATTACTAGGAACTAACAATTTAGTTTTAGTTCCATCAAGAGAGTATCATGCGTGCTTTCTTTAGACTTCCACGACATAAAAAAATAGGTTACAATGTAATATATTGCTTGATGccgaaagcaaaaaaaaaattttttttttttttttttttaaaagaaatggaGGGTGTTCTTTTACTTGagaatataaaaagttatagcacctttaataatataaaataattaataacttattaaTGAATAGTTACAAGAGATGAGTGACAAAAATTGAAGTGTGGATCAAATCACTCATTTGAGATGATTCACATTCCTTTGAGATGAttcacattttcttagcaagATTATATAGAAAGGTTATTAGCACGTTGTCCCCTAGGATATGACAAGCCCATCATCCACTGTAcactttataaatttataaaaacctGTAAAGTAGAACCTCTTTTTccccaaaaataagaaaaaaaaaatttcccaattaGGAGATGAATGTATATAAGAGAAAAGATGGCTCAGGAAACTGTTTAGGAAGAACCTTACTTCTGAATGGTGAGATGAATTCTTACTTGTGTGTATTAGGAAAGAAGCCTAAACCCACACACTAAATGAACTTGTGACAATTTATTGACTCTCTCTCATTAACTATATAATATATCAACAATAAGTTAAGTAAATATGAGAAAGTGAGTGAATGTTTTATTGCATCAAGTACAAATTTTGCCAAAGGTTTTGtaactgaattggcacctccctaTGTACAAAATACTTGGGGGTTTAAGGGGGAAATGGTTCGAGTTACGGAATTAGcaacatgttgtaattatctctaaaaaaaaagtacaaatttaattttttttgggagagaattaCCTTGGGAAGACTACttaagtagttaatataatatatagagacaTATGTAATCCGAAAGGCTTAAGCTCAATAGGTATGAGCTTAGGCTGCTAAGCTATGttatattaataactttttttttttttttttcaattagtaTCCAATGTGAAACTTCACTACTTAATCAAATACACTACTCACACATGAATATTTCAACAAATCTCCCCCTTTGTGTGTGAGCCTTTGACCAAGTCATAATTGTGGCACTTCGGGCAAACCATTGGTTTTAATATCTCTTTGTTTTGGAGATAAATATCTTGGGAAGACTCCTCAAGCGGTTATACTTAGTATAACATATAGAGATATCATTTAATGCAAAATATTTAAAGATATGAGTtcaactatgttatattaaatACACTTTCTTTTCATCAGTATCCAATGTGAGATTTCACTACTTAACTAAATTCACTACTCATACATGAATATTTcaacaaatatttattaaaactaATTATGGGCCCATGTCTTGCATGGGatgacttatttatttatttgtaaaatatatgaatGAAACTATgtattttgggggggggggggggggggatgttCTTTATTGCATGTTGTGCTTTAAAAATtacttagaaaataaattaatcaaatgcAAGGTCTgtgatatatattgtttttccaaatttacgaaatatatacaaaatagaacTCATTGAACATTTGACATATACATTAAGGTATAATTCATGTAACTGATTGGAAGATAATAtatttcttagtttttattAGATCTCACATCATAGCTTGAAATATTTGAACAACATTTTTTCCCTCGTAATTCACATAACCCTCGAAATCTTACCACTTGATATAGGAGTGTTTCttcattgttattttttttcttatacataaaatgaagaaaaaatattgagtagatTGCTTTAATTCTATTTGTAGGGCCAGAAAATTTGTGACCCCGGCACACTTTGCATTAGGGCTCAAGGCCCACGCCAAGGACATGCAATggaagtccaaatggcctagagatgcaaccgaggatgattctgttcTCGGCATCCCAAGGCGCTTCTAGAAAAAAGGGCGAGTATGGTATATgagcggttcaaggaaaagatagACACCTTCGCATTAATAGGGAAAGGACCCCTGAGCAATGTGGCGATAAGGGAcaagggaaaggctgccattattgcaattaagtactctgcgcttgacagagcaatgcttttcagctttacaaccacccccaaccactttgggtatgggttgataggacaagtatcagccctagaaaGTTGGACCTATACGTGGACGTTAGGGGgagggtaaaggctagtataaaaggagaaggaagcaatccagaaaaggggctgggaaaaaaggccaagaactagagcctcccaggccGTGCGGAGGAGAAAGAATTCTTGGGCAAGCACAGTTCACTTCTGTGCGTCCACCATGACTAACtactgtccggtgaccaaggcctaacctttcatcccactctctacaaatttattgtttgagaCTTTAACGTTCAAacccaataaaccaatttggggtcgttacaaattgagtccctacaattggtgccgtttgtgggaaggcttgtgcgttggcacaaGTGGCGGTTAGTCATGGTAGGATCAAGCTCCTATCAAATAAGGGTCTGCGAAAGCCCCTTCATCGTTTCCAACAGCCCGCTGTTGTTGCCCTAATATAAagtcccactaggggctacgcttcaaAGCGCCAGTGGCACGGGCAGTTTTAgaggcttccaacatcaagtcaCCTTAGTCAAGGGGCTAATCCTCAAAactttaaagaaaatctaagttttggatagaaccaaggtcttgcatggtcctcggactcaaacctatggggaaaccaactacttaaagaaaatctaagttttggacagaaccaaggtcttgcatggttctcggacttaaacctatggggaaaccaactacttaaagaaaatctaaattttggacagaaccaagatcttgcatggttctcggaatcaaacctatggggaaaccaaccatttaaagaaaatctaagttttggacagaaccaaggtattgcatggtcctcggactcaaacctatgaggaaaccaattACTTTGAAGAAAAGttataagtttttgacagaaccaaggtcttgcatggtcctcggactcaaacctatggggaaaccaactactttaaagaaaatctaagttttggacagaatcaaggtcttacatggtcctcggactcaaacctatgggaaaaccaactactttaaagaaaagctataagttttggacagaaccaaggtcttgcatggtcttcggactcaaacctatagggaaaccaactactttaaagaaaatctaagttttggacagaaccaa of the Quercus robur chromosome 10, dhQueRobu3.1, whole genome shotgun sequence genome contains:
- the LOC126703575 gene encoding VQ motif-containing protein 20, whose product is MSPTQFHAKKDVTNNVLCPPPLKVNKDSHFIKKSSGSVSSSSSTSSLVNSVAGTAKPQQRHPVIIYTHSPKVIHTHPRDFMALVQKLTGQSRSEEHDTARQKSESGGNASTSSDEENKSVKIVGNDDNESSSVVTDENCSSLGDGQVNSCFVPPIFETPNPYMTNIPFFTPNSAEFLCSNQPFYNYTDSLFFTPNMRSSVSSSSNLEGIREFREY